The Peptoanaerobacter stomatis genome includes the window TTTGGGAATTACGTGGATATAAGGGCAATATTGGAATTTTCAAATTACTGTAAAAGAAAATGTAAATATTGTGGTCTCAACTCCACAAATAAAAATGTAAAACGTTATCGTATGAGCGTTGATGAAATTTTAGAAACGGTAAAAACTGCATATTATGCAGGATATAAAACCATAGTTTTGCAGTCCGGAGAAGACAACTACTACACAGCTAAGATGATAGGAGATATTGTAAGGCAGATAAAAAAACACACTTCTATGGCTGTAACTGTAAGCTCAGGAGAGCTCAGTTATGAAGACTATAAATATATAAAATTATGTGGAGCGGACAGATATTTATTAAAACATGAGACATCTGATGAAAAAATATATTCATATTTACATTCATGTGGAACTCTTAAAAATCGTCTTAATGCACTTAAAAATCTAAAGTCTCTCGGATATTATACAGGCAGTGGCTTTATGATAGGACTTCCTTTTCAAACTCTTGATACCATTGCAAACGACATACTTACTCTTGCGAGCATACCTTGTGATATGGCAGGGATAGGACCGTTTATATCACATAGTGATACACCGCTTAGAGATTTGCAAAATGGAAGCACAGAGCTTACCAAAAGAGCGGTAGCACTTACAAGAATAGTGTTGCCTAAAGCTCACTTACCTGCAACTACTGCACTTGGAGTTATAGACTCAAAAGAAAAAGATAATATATTTTCATGTGGAGCAAATGTCATAATGAGGAAAGTTACCCCACAAAAATATGAACAGTATTACAGTATATATCCGTCAAATATAAAAGTGAGTGATATATACAAAGAAAGAAAAATTTTAGAGCAACAGATAAAAAATTTAGGAAGAATACCTGTGTGATACGAGTATAA containing:
- the hydE gene encoding [FeFe] hydrogenase H-cluster radical SAM maturase HydE — protein: MNNLIHKIKNRDELKREELSYLLALDDFSKIFRLADDIRNENFGNYVDIRAILEFSNYCKRKCKYCGLNSTNKNVKRYRMSVDEILETVKTAYYAGYKTIVLQSGEDNYYTAKMIGDIVRQIKKHTSMAVTVSSGELSYEDYKYIKLCGADRYLLKHETSDEKIYSYLHSCGTLKNRLNALKNLKSLGYYTGSGFMIGLPFQTLDTIANDILTLASIPCDMAGIGPFISHSDTPLRDLQNGSTELTKRAVALTRIVLPKAHLPATTALGVIDSKEKDNIFSCGANVIMRKVTPQKYEQYYSIYPSNIKVSDIYKERKILEQQIKNLGRIPV